One genomic region from Knoellia sp. p5-6-4 encodes:
- a CDS encoding (2Fe-2S)-binding protein: protein MTRINVRVDGVSYSDEVEPRTLLVHYLREQLGKTGTVVGCDTSNCGACTVHLDGHSVKSCNVLAVQADGHEVTTIEGLAQDGRLHPMQQAFHECHALQCGYCTPGMIMQAIDVLNENPHPSEQEIREGLEGNLCRCTGYHNIVKAVQQVAGAGSEGGAS, encoded by the coding sequence ATGACCCGCATCAACGTCCGCGTGGACGGCGTCAGCTATTCCGACGAGGTGGAGCCGCGCACGCTGCTGGTCCACTACCTGCGCGAGCAGCTCGGCAAGACGGGCACCGTCGTCGGCTGCGACACGAGCAACTGTGGGGCGTGCACCGTCCACCTCGACGGCCACAGCGTGAAGTCCTGCAACGTCCTCGCCGTGCAGGCGGACGGGCACGAGGTGACCACGATCGAGGGCCTGGCCCAGGACGGCCGGCTGCACCCGATGCAGCAGGCGTTCCACGAGTGCCACGCGCTCCAGTGCGGGTACTGCACGCCCGGGATGATCATGCAGGCCATCGACGTGCTGAACGAGAACCCGCACCCCTCCGAGCAGGAGATCCGCGAGGGGCTCGAGGGCAACCTGTGCCGCTGCACCGGCTACCACAACATCGTCAAGGCCGTGCAGCAGGTGGCCGGCGCCGGCAGCGAGGGAGGGGCGTCATGA